A portion of the uncultured Bacteroides sp. genome contains these proteins:
- a CDS encoding polysaccharide deacetylase family protein yields MNKQIFQTDNKSRWNGFKWSARFLLFILILLIAIFLLALVIDKNPPISLQPDYKSAVMATKPFMQENKLSREYKGFRDRVHVKKAHSDYEKVRKERVKRDSLRNRNFVEKVLNKNFAIWQRIPAGIRAAFYVAWDPQSFYSLKRNIKNINLVMPEWIFIDPKTYGIHTAIDKQGFDLMRKNGVPVMPMLSNNVNGNFRGDIVSVILHSPQKRAKLIQEMLNLCLQNKFVGVNIDLEELNEEGDESLVEFVKEMAAAFHAKGLLVSQDVVPFNKDYNIHELGKYLDYLCLMAYDEYSMGGNDAGPISSQKWIEAAVDDLVQQVSSEKVILCLGAFGYDWSEKENVSLTYQEALARASTSSSSIHFDNNTYNLNYAYTDGDNVFHQVYFNDAVTHFNTMRFGSDYPLGGFSVWRLGSEDNRLWKFYRKDLSDEASANIKKSDLEKVQMVNHVDYIGEGEILDVLNTPHAGQVNIEVDSAEMLVSEENYVKIPTAYQIRKYGVAPKKELVLTFDDGPDERYTPKILDILKKYKVPGAFFLVGLQAEKNLPLVRRIYEEGHLIGNHTFTHPNIANVTKEQAAMEFKLTRLLIECITGHTTILFRAPYNADSEPGSLEEIIPLALARDQNYLDVGESIDPEDWLPGIKADTIFDRVIKGVEGDRGNIILLHDAGGETREETIKALPKIIEYFQKRGYTFTSLTSLLHESKEQLMPPIPKGEEYYIMQSNLALASFTYWALNVLTAFFILFIVLGLGRLMFMVILTIREHRKDKKRHYSNVSPLEVPLVSIIVPGYNEEVNVVSSLKNLLCQDYTNFNVIFVDDGSKDETYKRVSEAFSDHPKVQIYTKPNEGKASALNYGIAHTKAEFVVCIDADTKLYPNAISLMIRHFYQGEHAEQVGAVAGKVKVGNQLNMLTKWQAIEYTTSQNFDRMAYANINAITVVPGAIGAFRRKAIEDAGGLTTDTLAEDCDLTISILRAGYIVENENDAIAMTEAPESVKQFIKQRTRWSFGVMQTFWKHRDALFNTKHKGLGFWAMPNMLIFQFIIPTFSPLADLFMILGLFSGNAAKIGLYYLLFMLVDASVSIYAYIYEREKLYKLLWIIPQRFGYRWIMYVVLFRSYKKAIKGELQSWGVLKRSGNVADINAEQ; encoded by the coding sequence ATGAATAAACAAATCTTTCAAACTGACAATAAGTCCAGATGGAATGGCTTTAAATGGAGTGCACGTTTCCTTCTGTTTATTTTAATTTTGCTCATTGCAATTTTTTTGTTGGCGTTGGTCATTGATAAAAATCCTCCGATTTCTTTGCAGCCTGACTATAAAAGTGCTGTGATGGCAACAAAACCTTTTATGCAAGAGAATAAACTCTCTAGAGAATATAAAGGCTTTCGAGATCGTGTCCATGTAAAAAAAGCACACTCAGACTATGAGAAAGTAAGGAAAGAACGTGTTAAGAGGGACTCATTGCGTAATAGGAATTTTGTAGAGAAGGTTCTCAATAAAAATTTTGCTATATGGCAGAGAATTCCTGCGGGCATACGTGCTGCTTTTTATGTCGCTTGGGACCCTCAGTCATTCTATTCGCTGAAGAGGAATATAAAAAACATCAACTTGGTTATGCCTGAATGGATTTTTATTGATCCTAAAACCTACGGAATACATACGGCTATAGATAAACAGGGCTTTGATTTGATGCGGAAAAATGGTGTTCCGGTCATGCCGATGCTAAGTAACAATGTCAACGGTAATTTTCGTGGGGATATTGTAAGCGTTATTCTTCACTCTCCTCAGAAACGGGCTAAGTTGATTCAAGAAATGCTCAATCTGTGTCTGCAAAATAAATTTGTCGGAGTAAATATTGACCTTGAAGAGTTGAACGAAGAGGGCGATGAATCTTTGGTTGAATTTGTGAAAGAGATGGCTGCTGCTTTCCATGCGAAAGGACTGTTGGTCAGTCAAGATGTTGTGCCTTTCAACAAGGATTACAATATTCACGAACTAGGCAAATACTTAGATTACCTTTGTTTGATGGCTTACGACGAGTATTCTATGGGAGGAAATGATGCCGGTCCTATTAGTTCTCAGAAGTGGATTGAAGCGGCTGTAGATGATTTGGTTCAGCAAGTTTCATCTGAAAAAGTCATACTTTGTTTGGGCGCATTTGGTTATGATTGGTCAGAGAAAGAAAATGTGAGCCTTACTTATCAGGAAGCTTTGGCCAGAGCGTCAACAAGTAGTTCTTCTATTCATTTTGACAACAATACCTATAATTTAAATTATGCATATACCGATGGCGATAATGTTTTCCACCAGGTGTATTTCAATGATGCGGTTACCCATTTCAATACTATGCGCTTTGGTTCGGACTATCCGTTGGGTGGCTTTAGCGTTTGGCGTTTGGGTAGTGAAGACAATCGCCTTTGGAAGTTCTACCGAAAAGATCTTTCGGATGAAGCTTCTGCAAATATAAAGAAGAGCGATCTTGAAAAGGTCCAAATGGTTAATCATGTTGACTATATCGGCGAAGGAGAAATCCTGGACGTTTTGAATACTCCACATGCCGGGCAGGTTAATATTGAGGTCGATAGTGCTGAAATGCTTGTTTCGGAAGAGAACTATGTAAAAATACCTACAGCTTATCAAATAAGGAAATACGGTGTTGCCCCGAAAAAGGAACTAGTGTTGACGTTTGACGATGGACCGGATGAACGGTATACTCCCAAGATATTAGATATTTTAAAGAAATACAAAGTTCCGGGTGCTTTCTTTTTAGTGGGTCTGCAGGCGGAAAAAAATCTTCCTCTCGTAAGAAGGATTTATGAAGAGGGGCATTTGATTGGAAATCACACATTTACGCACCCTAATATTGCTAATGTAACTAAGGAACAAGCGGCAATGGAATTCAAATTGACACGTTTGTTGATTGAATGTATCACGGGACATACTACGATTCTTTTTCGTGCACCTTACAATGCAGATAGTGAACCGGGATCTCTTGAGGAAATTATTCCTTTGGCATTGGCCCGCGACCAAAATTATTTGGATGTGGGTGAGAGTATTGACCCCGAAGATTGGCTTCCAGGTATTAAAGCGGATACGATTTTCGACAGAGTAATAAAAGGAGTGGAAGGAGATCGTGGCAATATTATATTGCTTCATGACGCCGGAGGTGAAACGCGTGAGGAAACGATTAAAGCTCTTCCGAAGATTATCGAATATTTCCAAAAACGAGGGTATACTTTTACAAGTCTTACCTCTTTACTCCACGAAAGCAAAGAACAGCTGATGCCTCCTATACCAAAAGGGGAAGAATATTATATCATGCAGAGCAATTTGGCTTTAGCCTCCTTTACCTATTGGGCGCTGAATGTTTTAACAGCTTTCTTCATTCTTTTCATCGTTTTGGGTCTAGGCAGATTGATGTTTATGGTAATTCTGACAATACGTGAACATCGTAAAGATAAAAAGAGACATTATTCGAATGTTTCGCCTCTGGAAGTCCCGTTGGTCTCTATCATTGTCCCTGGTTATAATGAAGAGGTGAATGTGGTATCCTCACTTAAGAATTTGCTTTGCCAGGACTACACTAATTTCAATGTGATTTTTGTGGATGATGGAAGTAAAGATGAGACTTACAAGCGAGTTAGTGAAGCCTTTTCTGATCATCCGAAAGTGCAGATTTACACCAAGCCCAATGAAGGGAAGGCTTCTGCTTTGAATTACGGAATTGCGCATACGAAGGCTGAGTTTGTGGTTTGCATTGATGCAGATACCAAGCTTTATCCCAATGCGATATCTTTAATGATACGGCATTTTTATCAAGGTGAACATGCGGAACAGGTAGGTGCTGTCGCAGGAAAAGTAAAGGTTGGTAATCAGCTAAATATGCTAACTAAATGGCAGGCTATTGAATATACAACCAGCCAGAATTTTGATCGAATGGCTTATGCCAACATCAATGCCATTACGGTGGTACCGGGTGCTATTGGTGCCTTCAGGCGCAAAGCGATAGAAGATGCGGGCGGACTGACGACAGATACGCTAGCGGAAGATTGCGATCTAACCATCAGTATTTTGCGTGCAGGCTATATTGTTGAGAATGAAAATGATGCAATAGCCATGACGGAGGCTCCGGAAAGTGTTAAGCAGTTTATTAAGCAACGTACGCGCTGGAGTTTCGGAGTGATGCAGACATTCTGGAAACACAGAGATGCACTCTTCAACACGAAACACAAAGGATTGGGTTTCTGGGCTATGCCGAATATGTTGATTTTTCAGTTTATTATCCCAACTTTCTCTCCATTAGCCGATTTATTCATGATTCTCGGGTTGTTTTCGGGTAATGCGGCTAAAATAGGTCTTTACTATTTGTTGTTTATGCTGGTAGATGCAAGTGTGTCAATCTATGCGTATATCTATGAGCGGGAGAAACTGTATAAACTGTTATGGATTATTCCTCAACGGTTTGGATATCGATGGATCATGTATGTTGTATTGTTTAGAAGTTATAAAAAGGCAATCAAAGGAGAATTGCAAAGCTGGGGCGTTCTTAAACGTTCGGGTAATGTTGCTGATATCAATGCGGAGCAATAG
- a CDS encoding two-component regulator propeller domain-containing protein, giving the protein MKRHRLIILLLVAFITCSKLIAQSYSIKRLGVEQGLSNNYVVSIAQDKEGFLWFATEEGLNKFDGTRFINYYKNNHSITGNELNRVYADPSKPIIWIATQRDGLNAYNYKNQTFTTYQHSPQDPRSLITNDITDIAASVHNNNGLWISTYYKGVDYLDIRSGKFIHYNRETVPSLPSNQTWTVMDGGDGYLYIGHVDNGLSILSIEEKKVKHFVNNPNDPKSLPGNDIRCIFKDTNGNIWVGTNHGLALFNTQTNSFTTFKDNQSDVHGVLSSRIFSIKQFKNNKLWITTEFNGIAILDLKQSFFLLPEQIHFEYIKEGDGENSLSNSSIRSVFQDAYNNIWIGTWGGGINFISNEPPLFNTWSYSPMRTENSLNNKVVSSICTDRDNRLWIGTDGGGINVFSAGKRVAIHNKETGELKDNSVLAAFKDSENNLWFGTFQGSISYYNNKLARFQDIYPGDNPHLDIRVFYEDKQHNIWIGSSDGIFVFSLAEKKFTHHYNTTNSKLPENLIRSIAQDGEGRFWVGTFGGGMGVYTPNFKQIKSFGQHMGFCSNTINHILCDSKKRMWIATGEGLVCFPSQKTFKHVTYQRKEGLPNTHIRAISEDRNGNIWVSTNNGISCYVTEKDCFYNYKKSDEVPSGNFMSGSVAKDKNGFIYFGSINGLCRFNPARAIKGIEAPPVVITEMKIFGRLSNQENNETIIPLSDERGVELKHVQNSFSITFNIQNYSLAKQVEYAYMLKGLEDSWYTVNDNNSVTFRNIPPGSYSFLVKTRIHNQNWSEKVTVLPIRINPPLWLTWWAKLLYFLAATGTLFLIFYAYKKKIDIEILYQLEKQNHVQEQELNNERLRFYTNITHELRTPLTLILGPLEDIQKDTSLSPKQIRKISVIHQSALRLLNLINQILEFRKTETQNKKLCISKGNIAALVYEIGLKYKELNQKPDLKISIRTEADNIPLFFDKEIVTIVLDNLISNAIKYTEKGEIVLSLHQTIHQEISYTEITISDTGYGIASEALPHIFDRYYQESGRHQASGTGIGLALVRNLVTLHQGEIRVESTLNKGTTFFFGLLTNNTYPTATHAEIQEKEITTEQTDLSHEEMSDSNKPVLLVVEDNQDILNYISDAFSESFEIVTATNGEEGRMKAFNNIPDIIVSDIMMPVMDGISLCKLLKEDIRTSHIPIILLTAKDALQDKEEGYAVGADSYLTKPFSATLLRSRINNLLESRKKLVEQFIAKHTLTNKRATIAESMSKLDNEFINKVTQMIEDNLSSEKTDITYLSDKMCMSSSTLYRKMKALTGLSTNEFIRKIRMQHAEKLLLEGKYSISEISFKVGINSTVYFRQCFKEEFGSAPSDYLKQITPSKDN; this is encoded by the coding sequence ATGAAAAGACACAGACTTATCATATTACTATTAGTAGCATTCATAACATGTTCTAAGCTAATAGCCCAATCTTACAGCATTAAACGATTAGGAGTCGAACAAGGGTTATCCAATAACTATGTAGTAAGTATTGCTCAAGATAAAGAAGGCTTTTTATGGTTTGCAACTGAAGAAGGACTAAATAAATTTGATGGAACACGTTTTATCAACTACTACAAAAACAACCATAGCATCACAGGAAATGAGCTAAATCGTGTTTATGCCGATCCTTCAAAACCCATCATTTGGATAGCGACCCAGCGTGACGGATTGAACGCTTACAATTACAAAAACCAAACCTTCACGACTTACCAACACAGTCCCCAAGACCCACGTAGTTTAATTACCAATGATATCACAGACATCGCTGCATCGGTCCATAACAACAATGGTCTATGGATTAGCACTTATTATAAAGGTGTCGACTACCTAGACATACGTAGTGGGAAGTTCATTCATTATAATAGAGAAACAGTACCTTCTTTGCCAAGTAACCAAACATGGACAGTGATGGATGGAGGAGATGGTTATTTATACATCGGGCATGTGGACAATGGATTAAGTATTCTATCTATTGAAGAAAAGAAAGTAAAGCATTTCGTAAACAACCCGAATGATCCCAAAAGCCTTCCAGGAAATGACATACGTTGCATCTTTAAAGATACAAATGGAAATATATGGGTTGGAACAAACCATGGATTAGCTTTATTCAACACACAAACGAATAGTTTCACTACCTTCAAAGATAATCAGAGCGACGTCCATGGAGTACTATCAAGCAGAATCTTTTCTATTAAGCAGTTCAAAAACAATAAATTATGGATCACAACTGAATTTAACGGAATTGCAATATTAGACCTAAAGCAAAGCTTCTTTTTACTACCGGAACAAATTCATTTTGAGTATATCAAAGAAGGGGACGGAGAAAATAGTTTATCAAATTCAAGCATTAGATCTGTATTTCAGGACGCTTATAACAATATATGGATTGGCACATGGGGTGGCGGCATCAACTTCATTAGCAACGAACCTCCTCTCTTCAACACTTGGAGCTATTCACCTATGCGAACTGAAAACAGCCTTAACAACAAAGTCGTAAGTAGCATTTGTACAGACCGGGATAATCGTTTATGGATAGGAACAGATGGAGGCGGTATCAATGTTTTTAGTGCAGGAAAAAGAGTCGCTATACATAATAAAGAAACCGGAGAACTGAAAGACAACTCTGTCTTGGCGGCTTTCAAAGATTCGGAAAACAATTTGTGGTTTGGAACTTTCCAAGGAAGCATTAGCTATTACAATAATAAACTTGCCCGATTTCAAGATATATATCCCGGAGATAACCCTCATTTAGATATACGTGTATTTTATGAAGATAAGCAACACAACATCTGGATAGGTAGCAGCGATGGAATCTTTGTTTTTAGTTTAGCTGAAAAGAAATTCACACACCACTACAATACAACAAACTCTAAACTACCCGAGAATCTTATACGCAGCATAGCACAAGATGGAGAAGGGCGTTTCTGGGTGGGTACATTTGGAGGAGGAATGGGAGTATACACGCCCAACTTCAAACAAATAAAGTCATTTGGGCAACACATGGGATTCTGCTCCAACACCATAAATCATATTTTATGCGACAGTAAAAAACGAATGTGGATAGCAACAGGGGAAGGATTAGTCTGTTTCCCTTCACAAAAAACCTTCAAGCATGTCACATATCAACGTAAAGAGGGATTACCCAATACTCATATACGAGCTATCAGCGAAGATAGGAACGGTAATATATGGGTTAGCACCAATAACGGCATCAGCTGCTATGTTACCGAGAAAGATTGTTTCTATAATTACAAAAAGTCAGACGAGGTTCCTTCAGGCAACTTCATGAGCGGAAGTGTTGCCAAAGATAAAAATGGATTTATTTATTTTGGTTCCATTAATGGATTATGTCGCTTCAATCCGGCCAGAGCTATAAAGGGAATTGAAGCACCTCCCGTTGTCATTACAGAAATGAAAATATTCGGACGTCTTTCCAATCAAGAAAACAATGAAACGATCATTCCATTATCTGATGAACGAGGTGTAGAATTAAAACATGTGCAAAATAGCTTTAGTATAACTTTTAATATACAGAACTATTCACTTGCAAAGCAGGTAGAATACGCCTACATGCTTAAAGGATTAGAGGACTCGTGGTACACCGTGAACGATAATAACAGTGTTACTTTTCGTAATATCCCCCCTGGAAGCTACTCCTTTTTGGTAAAGACTCGTATCCATAACCAAAATTGGTCCGAGAAAGTAACAGTTCTACCAATACGCATCAACCCTCCCCTATGGCTCACGTGGTGGGCAAAGTTACTCTATTTTTTGGCTGCTACAGGGACACTTTTTCTCATTTTCTACGCTTATAAAAAGAAAATAGATATTGAGATCTTATATCAACTGGAAAAACAAAATCACGTGCAAGAGCAAGAGCTGAATAATGAGCGACTACGCTTCTATACCAACATCACTCATGAACTGCGTACTCCGCTAACACTGATATTGGGCCCTCTTGAGGACATCCAAAAAGATACATCTTTATCACCCAAGCAAATACGCAAAATCTCCGTGATTCATCAGAGTGCTCTTCGTCTACTCAATCTAATTAACCAAATATTGGAATTTAGAAAAACCGAAACGCAAAACAAAAAATTATGTATAAGCAAAGGGAACATCGCGGCATTAGTCTACGAAATAGGACTTAAATACAAAGAATTGAATCAAAAGCCGGATCTCAAAATTTCAATTAGAACCGAAGCAGATAACATACCCTTGTTTTTCGACAAAGAAATAGTTACTATCGTCTTGGATAATCTAATTTCAAATGCGATAAAATATACAGAAAAAGGAGAAATCGTCCTAAGTCTGCACCAGACGATTCACCAAGAGATCTCGTATACCGAAATAACGATAAGTGATACGGGTTATGGCATTGCCTCTGAAGCATTGCCACACATCTTCGATCGCTATTATCAGGAAAGTGGCAGGCACCAAGCTTCAGGCACCGGAATAGGCTTAGCATTAGTGAGAAATCTGGTCACGCTGCATCAAGGAGAGATAAGAGTAGAAAGTACTTTAAATAAAGGCACTACTTTCTTTTTCGGTTTACTAACTAACAATACTTATCCAACCGCCACCCATGCTGAGATTCAGGAAAAGGAAATTACAACAGAGCAAACAGATCTTTCTCACGAAGAGATGAGTGACAGTAACAAGCCGGTACTATTAGTTGTTGAAGACAATCAAGATATTCTTAATTATATATCCGATGCCTTTTCGGAATCATTTGAGATTGTAACTGCTACCAATGGTGAAGAAGGTAGAATGAAAGCCTTCAATAACATACCGGATATTATTGTAAGTGACATCATGATGCCCGTAATGGACGGCATCTCTTTGTGTAAACTCTTAAAAGAAGATATCCGCACAAGTCATATTCCTATCATTCTGCTGACAGCTAAGGATGCTTTGCAAGATAAAGAAGAAGGATATGCAGTCGGTGCCGACTCATACCTGACAAAACCCTTTAGTGCTACCTTATTGCGTAGCCGCATAAATAACTTACTCGAATCTCGCAAAAAATTGGTAGAGCAATTCATTGCTAAGCACACTTTAACCAATAAACGTGCGACCATAGCCGAATCGATGAGCAAGCTAGATAACGAATTCATAAATAAAGTAACACAGATGATAGAAGATAATTTATCATCAGAGAAGACCGATATTACTTATCTATCGGATAAAATGTGTATGAGCAGTTCCACGCTTTACCGAAAAATGAAAGCCCTTACCGGGCTTTCAACAAATGAATTTATACGGAAAATCAGAATGCAACATGCCGAAAAGCTATTATTGGAAGGCAAATATAGTATCTCAGAAATTTCATTTAAAGTAGGCATTAATAGTACTGTCTATTTTCGTCAATGCTTCAAAGAAGAGTTTGGCTCAGCACCTTCTGATTATCTGAAACAAATAACTCCCTCGAAGGACAACTGA
- a CDS encoding beta-galactosidase, translated as MKEGNPQIPFLKIVPLKFIAALLVCFGFLIALPLRCVAQESFKVGDKTFLLNNKPFVIKAAEIHYPRIPKEYWEHRIEMCKALGMNTICLYVFWNYHEQEEGKYDFKGQKDIAAFCRLAQKHHLYVIVRPGPYVCAEWEMGGLPWWLLKKKDIKLRKLDSYYMDRVGLFMNQVGKELADLQITKGGNIIMVQVENEYGSFGVDKPYVSAIRDMVKKAGFTDVPLFQCDWSSNFENNALDDLLWTVNFGTGANIQKQFERLQQLRPNTPLMCSEYWSGWFDHWGAKHETRSAQELVKGMKEMLDKNISFSLYMTHGGTSFGYWGGANFPNFSPTCTSYDYDAPINESGKVTPKYFEVRELLKKYLPDGESLEQVPDSIRTIAIPSFELNEVAPVFDNLPVAKRSKDIQSMEFFDQGWGSILYRTILEKSDEEQMLIITEAHDWTQIFIDGKKVGTLNRLKGENRIKLPPVKEGARLDILVEAMGRMNFGAGIYDWKGITEKVELKSASELKNLKDWFVYNLPVDYSFVSKKKYGQNIKTDGMPAYFKGFFVIDKLGDTFLDMTGWGKGLVWVNGHSMGRYWKIGPQQTLYVPGCWLRKGKNEVIVLDMAPSKQTLKGLRQPILDALDGSGAQTHRKQDENLNLKDETPVYEGSFREGNGWQHVKFGKQLPARYFCIEALNAYNESDYAAIAELEILGANGQKISRQHWKIVYADSEETEAANNLATNIFDLQESTIWHTQYTKEKTKYPHSIVIDLGEDVLISGFSYLPRAEQNKPGMIKDYRIYVSAKPYKLK; from the coding sequence ATGAAGGAAGGAAATCCTCAAATCCCATTCTTGAAAATTGTTCCTCTGAAATTTATTGCCGCACTGTTAGTGTGCTTCGGCTTTTTAATCGCACTGCCCTTGCGTTGTGTTGCGCAAGAGTCGTTCAAGGTTGGGGATAAAACCTTTCTTTTAAATAATAAACCTTTCGTTATTAAAGCAGCAGAGATTCACTATCCTCGCATTCCTAAAGAATATTGGGAACATCGTATAGAGATGTGCAAAGCATTGGGCATGAATACGATTTGTCTTTATGTCTTTTGGAACTATCATGAACAGGAAGAAGGAAAATATGACTTTAAAGGGCAAAAAGACATTGCTGCCTTTTGCCGGCTGGCTCAAAAACATCATCTATATGTGATCGTTCGTCCGGGCCCTTATGTGTGTGCTGAATGGGAAATGGGGGGACTTCCATGGTGGTTGCTAAAGAAAAAAGACATAAAACTTCGTAAGTTGGATTCATATTATATGGATCGTGTGGGATTGTTTATGAATCAAGTCGGGAAAGAACTAGCCGACCTGCAAATTACCAAAGGTGGTAATATCATTATGGTACAGGTTGAAAATGAATATGGCTCTTTTGGTGTTGATAAACCTTATGTTTCGGCAATTCGTGATATGGTGAAGAAAGCTGGTTTCACAGATGTTCCTTTGTTTCAATGTGACTGGAGTTCTAACTTTGAAAATAATGCTTTGGACGATTTGCTCTGGACTGTTAACTTTGGGACAGGAGCCAATATTCAAAAGCAATTTGAAAGGCTGCAACAGTTACGTCCGAACACTCCTTTAATGTGTAGTGAGTATTGGTCGGGTTGGTTTGATCATTGGGGGGCAAAACATGAAACACGCAGTGCTCAGGAGTTGGTGAAAGGGATGAAAGAAATGCTGGACAAGAATATTTCATTTAGTCTATATATGACTCATGGAGGAACAAGCTTTGGATATTGGGGTGGTGCAAATTTCCCTAATTTTTCTCCTACTTGTACCTCTTATGATTATGATGCTCCAATTAACGAGTCGGGTAAAGTAACGCCGAAATATTTTGAGGTTCGTGAACTATTAAAGAAATACCTACCTGATGGAGAGTCACTGGAGCAGGTACCTGACTCGATTAGAACCATTGCTATCCCGTCTTTTGAGTTAAATGAAGTAGCTCCTGTCTTTGATAATCTTCCCGTAGCTAAGAGAAGTAAAGATATTCAATCCATGGAGTTTTTTGATCAAGGTTGGGGAAGTATTTTGTATCGCACCATTCTTGAGAAATCAGATGAAGAGCAAATGCTTATTATCACAGAAGCGCATGATTGGACGCAGATCTTTATCGATGGAAAGAAAGTTGGAACATTAAATCGTCTGAAAGGTGAAAACAGGATAAAATTGCCTCCGGTTAAAGAGGGAGCCCGATTGGATATTCTGGTGGAAGCGATGGGGAGAATGAACTTTGGTGCAGGAATTTATGATTGGAAAGGCATTACTGAAAAGGTGGAACTGAAATCAGCTTCAGAACTTAAAAACTTGAAAGATTGGTTCGTTTATAATTTGCCCGTTGATTACAGTTTTGTAAGTAAGAAGAAATACGGACAGAATATAAAGACAGACGGTATGCCTGCGTACTTTAAGGGCTTTTTTGTGATTGATAAACTGGGCGATACTTTTCTAGACATGACTGGTTGGGGAAAAGGATTGGTTTGGGTAAATGGGCATTCTATGGGACGCTACTGGAAGATAGGTCCCCAGCAAACGTTGTATGTACCTGGTTGTTGGCTAAGGAAAGGTAAAAATGAGGTGATTGTATTGGATATGGCGCCTTCAAAACAGACTCTTAAAGGGCTTCGTCAGCCGATACTTGATGCTCTTGACGGCAGTGGTGCACAAACTCATCGCAAACAGGATGAGAACTTGAACTTGAAAGATGAAACTCCTGTTTATGAAGGCAGTTTCAGAGAAGGTAACGGATGGCAACATGTGAAATTTGGGAAACAACTGCCGGCACGTTATTTCTGTATTGAAGCTTTGAACGCTTATAATGAGAGTGATTATGCTGCTATTGCCGAATTGGAAATTCTTGGTGCCAATGGACAAAAAATCTCTCGCCAGCATTGGAAGATTGTGTATGCTGATAGTGAAGAAACAGAAGCAGCCAATAACTTAGCTACAAATATTTTTGATTTGCAGGAGTCCACAATTTGGCATACCCAATATACTAAGGAGAAAACAAAATATCCTCATTCTATTGTGATAGATCTTGGCGAAGATGTTCTGATTTCAGGTTTTTCGTACTTGCCTAGGGCAGAGCAAAATAAACCCGGAATGATAAAAGACTATCGAATTTATGTAAGCGCGAAACCTTATAAATTAAAATAA